The Desulfobacterales bacterium genome window below encodes:
- a CDS encoding NAD(P)-dependent oxidoreductase, producing the protein MLTIVSILPLKRFQVLGIHVPNELKFVFKSVQSEDEIITACKGADILFVPPAYPPITARVLEKIPSIRMIQSSGSGYDQIDVETAARLRIPVANVPDQNTSTVAEFTIALLIALQRQVVLSDTEIKAGHYSRIREQFFESGLKEVRDTQLGLVGFGAIGRQVAKIAGLLGATVSYYDIYRAPEHLEMEFQTKYKIIDELLASSDVISLHVPLTAETKRFIGRKELCRMRAGAFLINTSRGEVVDQNALAEMLESGHIGGAAIDTLSPEPPPPEHPLLNLSEGVRKKLLLTPHIAGIATGAFTRLLNSAIANMLRVAAGKAPENVVNGVVIARTCTENNKLGAVKFFV; encoded by the coding sequence ATGTTAACAATTGTTAGTATTTTGCCTCTTAAACGCTTTCAAGTTTTGGGGATCCACGTTCCAAATGAGTTAAAATTTGTTTTTAAAAGTGTACAGTCCGAGGACGAAATAATAACAGCCTGTAAGGGAGCAGATATTTTATTCGTGCCGCCTGCTTACCCTCCGATTACCGCTCGGGTATTAGAGAAGATTCCTTCCATCCGCATGATTCAGAGTTCCGGGTCTGGATATGATCAGATCGATGTGGAAACAGCCGCCCGACTAAGGATCCCTGTGGCCAATGTTCCGGATCAGAACACATCGACAGTTGCCGAGTTTACAATTGCCCTGCTCATTGCCCTTCAGCGCCAAGTAGTCCTTTCCGACACAGAAATCAAAGCGGGTCATTACAGCCGTATAAGGGAACAATTTTTTGAATCTGGACTGAAGGAAGTTCGAGATACGCAATTAGGCCTTGTTGGATTTGGAGCGATCGGCCGTCAAGTAGCAAAGATAGCTGGCCTTCTGGGTGCAACCGTGAGTTACTATGATATATACAGAGCCCCGGAGCACTTGGAGATGGAATTCCAGACAAAATATAAAATTATAGACGAACTTCTCGCTTCCAGTGATGTTATCAGTCTACATGTTCCTTTAACCGCTGAAACCAAAAGATTTATCGGCCGGAAGGAACTTTGTCGCATGCGTGCAGGAGCGTTTTTAATCAACACCTCTCGAGGAGAAGTCGTCGATCAGAACGCCTTGGCAGAAATGCTGGAAAGTGGCCATATAGGTGGCGCCGCAATCGATACGTTATCACCGGAACCGCCGCCGCCGGAACACCCCTTGCTTAACCTTTCCGAAGGAGTCCGAAAAAAGCTCTTGCTCACTCCTCATATCGCGGGTATCGCTACCGGAGCTTTTACCCGTCTATTAAACAGCGCCATAGCGAATATGTTGCGCGTGGCCGCCGGCAAAGCCCCTGAGAATGTGGTAAACGGTGTTGTTATAGCAAGGACCTGCACAGAAAACAACAAACTGGGTGCTGTCAAGTTTTTTGTGTAA